One Deltaproteobacteria bacterium genomic window carries:
- the phnD gene encoding phosphate/phosphite/phosphonate ABC transporter substrate-binding protein gives MVHSLLLAVALTQSPPPAAPSQPAQQPPVTIGDEVQLKKPNNGTPEKTNPNRPLRVGVVPSLGQGADKESAALATYLAKELGTKVQPELFENHDAEANALVAGRIDLAWMPPYQGFNAKLGGAQPISKLVRKGATTYRSVFFVRADSKIQKLSDVHGATVGWVEANSATGHLFPLAMVAREHLTPSQLFKDERYLGTHDAVCKAVWDKKVEVGATLADEAGPDGKLAIDGCKHSLGANAAKLRVVAVSEPVPNDVFSVRQGLDPALVQKLQAVLAALPSSPAGKAVLKDDLKADGVTNFQSGDFDGVQHALEAAADVEGK, from the coding sequence ATGGTCCACTCGCTCCTTCTGGCCGTCGCGCTCACGCAGTCGCCGCCGCCCGCCGCACCGTCGCAGCCTGCGCAGCAGCCGCCGGTCACCATCGGCGATGAGGTGCAGCTCAAGAAGCCCAACAACGGCACGCCCGAGAAGACGAATCCGAATCGGCCGCTGCGCGTGGGCGTGGTGCCGAGCCTGGGGCAGGGCGCCGACAAGGAGAGCGCCGCGCTCGCGACGTACCTCGCCAAGGAGCTGGGCACCAAGGTGCAGCCGGAGCTCTTCGAGAACCACGACGCCGAGGCCAACGCGCTCGTCGCCGGGCGCATCGACCTGGCCTGGATGCCCCCGTACCAGGGCTTCAACGCCAAGCTCGGCGGCGCGCAGCCCATCTCCAAGCTCGTTCGCAAGGGCGCCACCACGTACCGCTCGGTGTTCTTCGTGCGCGCGGACTCGAAGATCCAGAAGCTGAGCGACGTCCATGGCGCGACGGTGGGCTGGGTGGAGGCCAACTCCGCCACCGGCCACCTCTTCCCCCTGGCGATGGTGGCGCGCGAGCACCTCACGCCCAGCCAGCTCTTCAAGGACGAGCGCTACCTGGGCACCCACGACGCGGTCTGCAAGGCCGTCTGGGACAAGAAGGTCGAGGTCGGCGCCACGCTCGCGGATGAGGCCGGCCCCGACGGCAAGCTCGCCATCGACGGCTGCAAGCACAGCCTGGGCGCGAACGCCGCCAAGCTGCGCGTGGTGGCCGTGAGTGAGCCGGTGCCCAACGACGTCTTCTCCGTGCGCCAGGGGCTGGATCCCGCGCTGGTGCAGAAGCTCCAGGCGGTGCTCGCCGCGCTGCCCAGCTCGCCCGCGGGCAAGGCCGTGCTCAAGGACGACCTCAAGGCCGACGGGGTGACCAACTTCCAGTCCGGTGACTTCGACGGCGTGCAGCACGCGCTCGAGGCCGCGGCCGACGTCGAGGGAAAGTAA
- the hppD gene encoding 4-hydroxyphenylpyruvate dioxygenase, with protein MPTDAKNPVGLRGIDFVEFASPEPEKLHNLFLAFGFSRTMRHATLAVDLYQQHDITFLLNRQPNGFAASFRAMHGPSICSMGWRVDNGGDAVGAAVSRGAQAANGEYARGDKKVPAIFGIGESLIYFVDGFQNPRRWEAMGFVAMESPDRVADKGFLAVDHLTNNVHKGTMERWSRFYKDVFGFTEVRYFDIRGVKTGLTSYALRSPDGSFCIPINEATERKSQINEYLDEYKGPGIQHLAFLTKDILASLKALDGTEIKFLDMDDEYYREVFQRVPQVTEDRAEIQKRQVLVDGDPEGYLLQIFTQNLVGPIFIELIQRKNHLAFGEGNFGALFRSIERDQMKRGVL; from the coding sequence ATGCCGACCGACGCCAAGAACCCCGTGGGCCTGCGAGGCATCGACTTCGTCGAGTTCGCCTCGCCCGAGCCCGAGAAGCTCCACAACTTGTTTTTGGCCTTCGGGTTCTCGCGGACCATGCGCCACGCCACGCTCGCCGTGGACCTCTACCAGCAGCACGACATCACCTTCCTGCTCAACCGCCAGCCCAACGGCTTCGCGGCGAGCTTCCGGGCCATGCACGGCCCGAGCATCTGCAGCATGGGCTGGCGGGTGGACAACGGCGGCGACGCGGTCGGTGCGGCCGTCTCGCGCGGCGCGCAGGCCGCCAACGGCGAGTACGCGCGCGGCGACAAGAAGGTGCCGGCGATCTTCGGGATCGGCGAGAGCCTCATCTACTTCGTCGACGGCTTCCAGAACCCGCGACGCTGGGAAGCCATGGGCTTCGTGGCCATGGAGAGCCCGGATCGCGTGGCCGACAAGGGCTTCCTCGCCGTCGACCACCTCACCAACAACGTGCACAAGGGCACCATGGAGCGGTGGTCGCGCTTCTACAAGGACGTCTTCGGGTTCACCGAGGTGCGCTACTTCGACATCCGCGGCGTGAAGACCGGACTCACCTCGTACGCGCTCCGCTCGCCCGACGGCAGCTTCTGCATCCCCATCAACGAAGCGACCGAGCGCAAATCGCAAATTAATGAGTACCTCGATGAGTACAAGGGCCCGGGCATCCAGCACCTGGCGTTCTTGACCAAGGACATCCTCGCGTCGCTGAAGGCGCTCGACGGAACCGAGATCAAGTTCCTCGACATGGACGACGAGTACTACCGCGAGGTCTTCCAGCGCGTGCCGCAGGTGACCGAGGACCGTGCGGAGATCCAGAAGCGCCAGGTGCTCGTCGACGGCGACCCCGAGGGCTACCTGCTGCAGATCTTCACCCAGAACCTCGTGGGGCCGATCTTCATCGAGCTCATCCAGCGCAAGAACCACCTCGCGTTCGGCGAGGGCAACTTCGGCGCGCTCTTCCGCAGCATCGAGCGCGACCAGATGAAGCGCGGGGTGCTGTGA
- a CDS encoding LysR family transcriptional regulator: MFATLDQARALDALARAGTYAGAAKLLSKQHSAVVYAVQQLEAQTELELLDRSGYRTKLTPAGTRVLEQCRRLLEAERELAATCHAIKTGWEPRLRIVMDGLFPASAVLREVAKIAAPKTPTQVEVFAEFLSGVESAFLNSDADLMISVVAPAATHLRSLALPPIPSYLVAHRDHPLGHARKVTTAMLQGHTLLTVRGSDPRLQLSTAGLQFAATIHLNDFHTKKDAILAGMGFGWLPAYLMERELARGTLRRIAWPRGNAHTFHAHAYHRADRALGRAAQAVVQGLAGR; this comes from the coding sequence ATGTTCGCCACCCTCGATCAGGCCCGCGCGCTCGACGCCCTCGCACGCGCAGGCACCTACGCGGGTGCGGCCAAGCTGCTGAGCAAACAGCACTCGGCCGTGGTCTATGCCGTGCAGCAACTCGAGGCCCAGACCGAGCTCGAGCTCCTCGATCGGTCGGGATATCGAACCAAGCTGACGCCTGCTGGCACGCGCGTGCTGGAGCAGTGCCGGCGGCTGCTGGAGGCAGAGCGCGAGCTCGCGGCGACGTGCCACGCCATCAAGACCGGCTGGGAGCCGCGGCTGCGCATCGTGATGGACGGGCTCTTTCCGGCGAGCGCCGTGCTTCGCGAAGTCGCGAAGATCGCCGCGCCGAAGACGCCGACGCAGGTGGAGGTCTTCGCGGAGTTCCTCTCGGGCGTCGAGTCCGCGTTCCTGAACTCGGACGCAGATCTGATGATCAGCGTGGTCGCGCCGGCGGCGACGCACCTGCGCTCGCTCGCGCTGCCGCCGATTCCCTCGTATCTCGTCGCGCATCGCGATCACCCGCTCGGCCACGCGCGCAAGGTGACCACGGCCATGCTGCAAGGGCACACCCTGCTCACGGTGCGCGGCTCGGATCCGCGGCTGCAACTCTCGACCGCGGGCCTGCAGTTCGCGGCGACCATTCACCTCAACGACTTCCACACCAAGAAGGATGCGATTCTCGCGGGCATGGGCTTTGGCTGGCTGCCGGCGTACTTGATGGAGCGCGAGCTCGCGCGCGGGACGCTCCGCCGCATCGCCTGGCCGCGCGGGAACGCGCACACCTTCCACGCGCACGCGTACCACCGCGCCGACCGGGCGCTCGGACGCGCGGCGCAGGCCGTGGTCCAAGGGCTCGCTGGGCGTTGA
- a CDS encoding phenylalanine-4-hydroxylase: protein MELRAFGPAEHETWSLLFDGQAPLRDQQIVSHFGEGLEALGMDRARIPTLSDVNARLRERTGFRGVPVAGLEEHEAFFRLLADRCFPIGNFIRDRRDLSYTPAPDVFHDLYGHVPFLANRDYADFCAAFGALAGQLATTPEKVTRLARFFWFTIEFALVQTQHGRRIFGAGIASSKKECAFALSDEPEVRPFSVQAVCDQDFRIDKLQNVLFELRAPEQLYASLPALERIVRAVN, encoded by the coding sequence GTGGAGCTGCGAGCGTTCGGCCCGGCCGAGCACGAGACCTGGAGCCTGCTCTTCGACGGGCAGGCGCCGCTGCGCGACCAGCAGATCGTGTCGCACTTTGGCGAAGGGCTCGAAGCGCTGGGCATGGATCGCGCGCGCATTCCCACGCTCTCGGACGTCAACGCGCGCCTGCGCGAGCGCACCGGCTTTCGCGGCGTGCCCGTAGCGGGACTCGAAGAGCACGAGGCGTTCTTCCGGCTGCTCGCGGATCGCTGCTTCCCCATCGGCAACTTCATCCGCGATCGGCGCGATCTCTCGTACACGCCCGCGCCCGACGTCTTCCACGACCTCTACGGCCACGTGCCCTTCCTGGCCAACCGCGACTACGCGGACTTCTGCGCGGCGTTCGGCGCGCTCGCTGGGCAGCTCGCGACCACACCCGAGAAGGTCACCCGGCTGGCGCGCTTCTTCTGGTTCACCATCGAGTTCGCGCTGGTGCAGACCCAGCACGGCCGGCGGATTTTCGGGGCAGGTATCGCGTCGTCGAAGAAGGAGTGCGCCTTCGCCTTGAGCGACGAGCCCGAGGTTCGGCCGTTCTCCGTCCAGGCCGTGTGCGATCAGGACTTCCGCATCGACAAGCTCCAGAACGTGCTCTTCGAGCTGCGGGCCCCGGAGCAGCTCTATGCGAGCTTGCCCGCGCTGGAGCGCATCGTCCGCGCCGTTAACTAA
- a CDS encoding NAD(P)/FAD-dependent oxidoreductase, producing MLDAVVIGSGPNGLVAAATLARAGLKVLVCEAQDRIGGALGSLAWTQPGFVHDVGAGFFPFGTISPGLVQLDLGGAGLRWKHAPIDSAHVGDDGHCGVIARDVERTARELGPDGDAWRDLAAWNDQLGNRLIEALLAPLPALPEALKLSPLETLRFARIGLQTAAEFGERTFKTPGGQRMVAGLALHADLGPDDFTSAAVGMTLALLAAKTGFMVPEGGAQAITDATVKRLREAGGEVRTGARVEKVLVVGGRVAAAHLANGEEIPVSAVLADTSPVKLALELVGQEHLPGLLVRSLKHFRYAWGTFKIDWALDGLPPWTAPACREAAVVHVGENLPGLRAFTSEIRDGKLPERPYVLVGQQSLMDPTRAPAGKHTLYAYTHVPNTIPGGWPAAREAFADRVESWIEACAPGFKKQVRARHILAPSDLEAMNENLVGGDLGGGTAHFERQLVFRPAFPWFRYRFGLPGLYLGSASTHPGTGVHGACGYNAARALLHDRAH from the coding sequence GTGCTCGACGCGGTCGTCATCGGCTCTGGTCCCAACGGCCTCGTGGCCGCGGCCACGCTGGCGCGCGCGGGCCTGAAGGTCCTGGTCTGTGAGGCGCAGGACCGGATCGGCGGCGCCCTCGGCTCCCTGGCGTGGACCCAGCCAGGCTTCGTGCACGACGTGGGCGCCGGCTTTTTTCCCTTCGGCACGATCTCCCCGGGCCTGGTGCAGCTCGACCTCGGCGGCGCGGGGCTGCGCTGGAAGCACGCGCCCATCGACTCCGCGCACGTGGGCGACGACGGCCACTGCGGCGTCATCGCCCGCGACGTGGAGCGGACCGCGCGCGAGCTCGGCCCCGACGGCGACGCCTGGCGCGACCTCGCCGCCTGGAACGACCAGCTCGGCAACCGCCTGATCGAAGCGCTGCTCGCGCCGCTGCCCGCGCTGCCCGAGGCGCTGAAGCTCTCGCCGCTGGAGACGCTGCGCTTCGCGCGCATCGGGCTGCAGACCGCCGCGGAGTTCGGCGAGCGGACTTTCAAGACGCCCGGCGGACAGCGGATGGTGGCGGGCCTGGCGCTCCACGCAGACCTGGGACCCGACGACTTCACCAGCGCCGCGGTGGGCATGACCCTGGCGCTGCTCGCGGCCAAGACCGGCTTCATGGTCCCCGAGGGCGGCGCGCAGGCCATCACCGACGCGACGGTGAAGCGCCTCCGCGAGGCCGGCGGCGAGGTGCGCACCGGCGCGCGCGTGGAGAAGGTGCTCGTGGTGGGCGGACGGGTGGCGGCCGCGCACCTCGCGAACGGCGAGGAGATTCCCGTCTCGGCGGTGCTCGCGGACACCTCGCCGGTGAAGCTCGCGCTGGAGCTGGTCGGCCAGGAGCACCTGCCGGGACTGCTGGTGCGCTCCTTGAAACATTTTCGTTATGCGTGGGGCACCTTCAAGATCGACTGGGCGCTCGACGGCCTGCCGCCCTGGACCGCGCCCGCGTGTCGCGAGGCGGCGGTGGTGCACGTGGGCGAGAACCTGCCCGGGCTGCGCGCGTTCACCAGCGAGATCCGCGACGGGAAGCTGCCGGAGCGGCCGTACGTGCTGGTCGGTCAGCAGTCGCTGATGGACCCGACGCGCGCGCCCGCGGGCAAGCACACCCTCTACGCGTACACCCACGTGCCGAACACCATCCCGGGCGGCTGGCCAGCGGCGCGCGAGGCGTTCGCGGACCGCGTGGAGAGCTGGATCGAGGCCTGCGCGCCGGGGTTCAAGAAGCAGGTTCGCGCGCGGCACATCCTCGCCCCGAGCGACCTCGAGGCGATGAACGAGAACCTGGTGGGCGGCGACCTCGGCGGCGGGACGGCGCACTTCGAGCGGCAGCTGGTGTTCCGGCCGGCGTTCCCTTGGTTCCGCTACCGCTTCGGGCTGCCCGGGCTCTACCTGGGATCCGCGTCGACCCACCCGGGGACCGGCGTCCACGGCGCTTGCGGGTACAATGCAGCTCGGGCGCTTCTCCACGATCGCGCGCACTGA
- a CDS encoding aldehyde dehydrogenase family protein: MTIAHLPDAESPSALARIKDVFARQRETALRLRTSTASERIAKIKKLRDAVTARAEAFYAAGQADFRKPTAEMDLTEILPIVQEANDAIRKVKSWMKPQRVWPSMAMVGSRGWVQYQPKGRCLIVSPWNYPVNLTFGPLVSAIAAGNTAIIKPSEMTPNLTRVMGEVVREVFSEDEVAFFEGDAAVAQALLDLPFDHIFFTGSPAIGKVVMAAAAKNLTSVTLELGGKSPTIVDQSADLDAATQNILWGKYTNDGQTCIAPDHVYVHRSVKDAFVQKARAALTKSYGEPSGWKQSPDLAHVVNARHTKRVKALLDDAVSRGAKVIVGGEVDESANFVAPTLLEDIPADAKIMEEEIFGPLLPIIAFDDVDEVIRKVNAEPKPLALYMWSKTQKNIDRVLEQTSSGGACVNTTVVQFIHGNLPFGGVNNSGIGNAHGHFGFKAFSHERAVVRPQISLVSFFFPPYTDKVKKMIRMLLKLV, encoded by the coding sequence ATGACCATCGCCCACCTGCCCGACGCCGAGTCACCTTCCGCGCTCGCGCGCATCAAGGACGTCTTCGCTCGCCAGCGCGAGACGGCCTTGCGCCTGCGCACCTCCACGGCCTCCGAGCGCATCGCCAAGATCAAGAAGCTCCGCGACGCGGTGACCGCGCGCGCCGAGGCCTTCTACGCCGCCGGCCAGGCGGACTTCCGAAAGCCCACGGCGGAGATGGACCTCACCGAGATCCTGCCGATCGTGCAGGAGGCCAACGACGCCATCCGCAAGGTGAAGAGCTGGATGAAGCCGCAGCGGGTTTGGCCGAGCATGGCGATGGTGGGCTCGCGCGGCTGGGTGCAGTACCAGCCGAAGGGGCGCTGCCTCATCGTCTCGCCGTGGAACTACCCGGTGAACCTCACGTTCGGTCCGCTGGTCTCGGCGATCGCCGCGGGCAACACCGCCATCATCAAGCCCTCGGAGATGACGCCCAACCTCACCCGCGTGATGGGCGAGGTGGTGCGCGAGGTCTTCAGCGAGGACGAGGTGGCGTTCTTCGAGGGCGACGCGGCCGTGGCCCAGGCGCTGCTCGACCTGCCCTTCGATCACATCTTCTTCACCGGCAGCCCGGCGATCGGAAAGGTCGTGATGGCCGCGGCCGCGAAGAACCTCACCAGCGTGACGCTGGAGCTCGGCGGCAAGAGCCCGACCATCGTCGACCAGAGCGCCGACCTCGACGCGGCCACCCAGAACATCCTCTGGGGCAAGTACACCAACGATGGCCAGACCTGCATCGCGCCGGATCACGTGTACGTGCACCGCAGTGTCAAAGACGCGTTCGTGCAGAAGGCGCGCGCGGCGCTGACCAAGTCCTACGGCGAGCCCTCGGGCTGGAAGCAGAGCCCGGATCTGGCGCACGTGGTGAACGCGCGCCACACCAAGCGGGTGAAGGCACTCCTCGATGACGCGGTCTCACGCGGCGCGAAGGTGATCGTGGGCGGCGAGGTGGACGAGAGCGCGAACTTCGTGGCGCCCACGCTGCTCGAGGACATCCCCGCCGACGCGAAGATCATGGAGGAGGAGATCTTCGGGCCGCTCCTGCCCATCATCGCCTTCGACGACGTGGACGAGGTCATCCGCAAGGTGAACGCCGAGCCCAAGCCGCTCGCGCTCTACATGTGGAGCAAGACCCAGAAGAACATCGACCGCGTGCTGGAGCAGACCAGCTCCGGCGGCGCGTGCGTGAACACCACCGTGGTGCAGTTCATCCACGGCAACCTGCCGTTCGGCGGCGTGAACAACTCCGGCATCGGCAACGCGCACGGGCACTTCGGCTTCAAGGCCTTCAGCCACGAGCGCGCCGTGGTGCGGCCGCAGATCTCCTTGGTGAGCTTCTTCTTCCCGCCCTACACGGACAAGGTGAAGAAGATGATCCGCATGCTGTTGAAGCTCGTGTGA
- a CDS encoding DUF523 domain-containing protein translates to MQRILVSACLLGERVRYDGRDAAPATDVLARWVREGRVVSICPEVAGGLPVPRPAAEIQGGSGVDVLAGKATVARKDGSDVSAQFLSGAQAALDVAQANGVRMAILKARSPSCGKGEIHDGTFSKVRKPGDGVTAALLAQHGIAVFTDEELERAAEHLATLETI, encoded by the coding sequence GTGCAACGAATCCTGGTGAGCGCCTGCCTGCTCGGCGAGCGGGTCCGCTACGACGGCCGCGACGCCGCGCCGGCCACCGACGTCCTCGCCCGCTGGGTTCGCGAGGGCCGCGTGGTGTCGATCTGTCCCGAAGTCGCGGGCGGCTTGCCGGTGCCGCGTCCGGCCGCGGAAATCCAGGGCGGCAGCGGCGTCGACGTGCTTGCGGGCAAGGCCACGGTCGCTCGCAAGGACGGCAGCGACGTGAGCGCGCAGTTCCTCTCCGGAGCCCAGGCCGCGCTCGACGTTGCACAGGCCAACGGCGTGCGCATGGCCATTCTGAAGGCGCGCAGCCCCTCGTGCGGCAAGGGCGAGATCCACGACGGCACCTTCTCGAAGGTGCGCAAGCCGGGCGACGGCGTGACCGCGGCGCTGCTCGCGCAGCACGGCATCGCGGTCTTCACCGACGAGGAGCTCGAGCGCGCGGCCGAGCACCTCGCAACGCTTGAAACAATTTAG
- a CDS encoding ABC-F family ATP-binding cassette domain-containing protein, whose product MLVSLDSVGFAYAGDAILTDATLQLDPGDRLGLIGRNGTGKTTLLKLLSGELQPESGRTHRTPSLRVAVLRQTQDALTAPTVLDAALEPLADVIQLEDEIARVTEAMAHDASLAEKYGHLQDTFERRGGYSAPARAKKIISGLGFVDADHAKPTATLSGGEKNRLALARLLLTDAQLLLLDEPTNHLDLEATEFLEEFLTGDRSGRDRAMVVVSHDRRFLDRVATRTALLENTRIRVFPGGYTRAMAMRAEQRELELAAFEQQQEHIARTEDFIRRNIAGQNTKQAQSRRTQLEKLERLEKPTDEGQAARIRLPPVQQSEREVLAAKELSLRIGERTLLSGASFVLERGEKVGLVGPNGSGKSTLLRALVGEAAPASGSVRMGGRVKLGYYDQELRTVDARHNVLEELRLTGKSTSDGFLRGWAGRFLFSGEEALRPLSTMSGGERARAALAKLTLSGANFLVLDEPTNHLDAASREALEAALEEYDGTLLCVSHDRLFLDRVTTRTLWLHEQKLEDYRYPFSEARLRHQAATAQVSGPAAAPSAAQLSYDEQKARDREQQKKKRRAAAIDEELKKLEAELERLEQALAAETSADAWEKLAGLHQEKNAAEERMLALMEEREGLGA is encoded by the coding sequence ATGCTGGTCTCCCTCGACTCGGTGGGCTTCGCCTACGCCGGCGACGCCATCCTCACCGACGCCACCTTGCAGCTCGATCCCGGCGATCGCCTCGGGCTCATCGGCCGCAACGGCACGGGCAAGACCACGCTGCTCAAGCTTCTCTCAGGCGAGCTGCAACCCGAGAGCGGACGCACGCACCGCACGCCGTCCCTGCGCGTCGCCGTGCTCCGCCAGACGCAAGACGCGCTCACCGCGCCCACCGTTCTCGACGCCGCCCTCGAGCCCCTCGCCGACGTCATCCAGCTCGAGGACGAGATCGCGCGCGTCACCGAAGCGATGGCCCACGACGCCTCGCTCGCCGAGAAATACGGCCACCTCCAGGACACGTTCGAGCGCCGCGGCGGCTACTCCGCGCCCGCGCGCGCGAAGAAGATCATCTCCGGCCTGGGCTTCGTCGACGCCGATCACGCCAAGCCCACCGCCACCCTCTCCGGTGGCGAGAAGAACCGGCTCGCGCTCGCGCGGCTCCTGCTCACCGACGCGCAGCTGCTGCTCCTCGACGAGCCCACCAACCACCTCGACCTCGAGGCCACCGAGTTCCTCGAGGAGTTCCTCACCGGCGATCGCTCGGGGCGCGATCGCGCCATGGTGGTCGTGTCGCACGATCGCCGCTTCCTGGATCGCGTGGCCACGCGCACCGCGCTGCTGGAGAACACACGCATCCGCGTCTTCCCGGGCGGCTACACGCGCGCCATGGCCATGCGCGCCGAGCAGCGCGAGCTGGAGCTGGCTGCGTTCGAGCAGCAGCAGGAGCACATCGCGCGGACGGAAGACTTCATCCGCCGCAACATCGCCGGCCAGAACACCAAGCAGGCCCAGAGCCGCCGCACGCAGCTCGAGAAGCTCGAGCGCCTCGAGAAGCCCACCGACGAAGGCCAGGCCGCGCGCATCAGGCTCCCGCCGGTACAGCAGAGCGAGCGCGAGGTGCTGGCCGCGAAGGAGCTCTCGCTGCGCATCGGGGAGCGGACGCTGCTCTCGGGCGCGAGCTTCGTGCTCGAGCGCGGCGAGAAGGTCGGGCTCGTTGGGCCAAACGGCTCGGGCAAGAGCACGCTCCTGCGCGCGCTGGTGGGTGAGGCCGCGCCGGCGTCGGGCAGCGTGCGCATGGGCGGCCGGGTGAAGCTCGGCTACTACGATCAGGAGCTGCGCACCGTCGACGCGCGGCACAACGTGCTCGAGGAGCTGCGGCTCACCGGCAAGAGCACCAGCGACGGCTTCTTGCGCGGCTGGGCGGGACGCTTCCTGTTCTCGGGTGAAGAGGCCCTGCGGCCGCTGTCGACGATGAGCGGTGGCGAGCGGGCCCGCGCGGCGCTCGCGAAGCTGACCCTTTCCGGCGCGAACTTCCTGGTCCTCGACGAGCCCACCAACCACCTCGACGCCGCGTCGCGCGAGGCGCTGGAGGCCGCGCTGGAGGAGTACGACGGCACCCTGCTCTGCGTGTCGCACGACCGGCTCTTCCTGGATCGTGTGACCACCCGGACGCTCTGGCTGCACGAGCAAAAGCTCGAGGACTACCGCTACCCCTTCAGCGAGGCGCGGCTGCGACACCAGGCGGCGACCGCGCAGGTCTCGGGTCCGGCGGCGGCGCCCTCCGCAGCGCAGCTCTCCTACGACGAGCAGAAGGCGCGCGACCGCGAGCAGCAGAAGAAGAAGCGCCGCGCCGCCGCCATCGATGAGGAGCTCAAGAAGCTCGAGGCCGAGCTGGAGCGGCTGGAGCAGGCGCTCGCCGCCGAGACGTCCGCCGACGCCTGGGAGAAGCTCGCCGGGCTGCACCAGGAGAAGAACGCCGCCGAGGAGCGCATGCTCGCCTTGATGGAGGAGCGCGAGGGGCTCGGCGCCTGA